The genome window GGCCGAAAATGAAAGAGACCTCTACGCCGTGTGGGTGGACATCCACCGCGAGAGCGGCGACGTGGCGTCCTGGCAGCGCATCAACCGGCGGTTCCTGAGCGTGCTGCGCAAACGCTTCCTGGTCTGGCGCACCCTCCCGCAGGATCTCAAGAACGAATACGCCGCGACCGGCCGGGAAACGACGGAAAGGATGCAAGAAGCGGGACAACCCGTATGAAGTTCGCCTTCTGCAACGAGATGTTCCGGGACGTGCCTCTCCGGCATATCTTTCGCACCGCCGCGGAAATCGGATACGACGGCGTGGAGATCGCCCCGTTTACGGTAGCGCGGTCGGTGAACGAGGTCGGTCCCGACGCCAGGAAGGCGATCCGCGACGACGCGGCGGAAGCCGGTATCGAAATCACCGGGCTGCACTGGCTCCTGCTCAGCCCGGAAGGTCTCTACCTGAACCACCCCGACGACGGCATCCGGTACTGCACCAGGCTCTATCTCTGCGACCTGATCAGATTCTGCGGCGACATCGGGGGCCGGTTCATGGTGGCCGGGTCTCCGAAGCAGCGCAACGTGCTGCCGGACCAGTCCTACGAGGCGACCTGGGACCGGACCCGCCAGGCATACGTGGATTGTCTGCCCGCGGCAGAGGAACACGGCGTCACGATCTGCCTCGAGCCCCTGGACAGCGCCCAGACCAATTTCATCTTAACCCCCGCCGAAGCCGCGCGGATGGTCCGGGAGATCGATCATCCCAATTTTCGCCTGATCATCGACGTGCGGGCGACCCTCTGCCAGGGCCTGGACGTGGCGGAGGCCATCCACGCGCACAGGGATATTACGGCCTACATCCATTTCAACAACGCCGACGGCGACGGGCCTGGGTTCGGAGATACCGATTTCACGCCCATTCTGCGGGCGCTGCGGGATTCGGGATACGAAGGATACGGTTCGGTGGAGGTTTTCGACTATGCCGCAGGCGCGGAGCACATCGCCAGAAAGAGCCTGGAAACGCTCCGGACGGCCTGGGCGGCTGTGAGTGCGCCGGGCGGCGAGGCGGCGATGACAGGCGCGTCGGATGACGGTGCGGCCGGAGCGTCACGGGACAAGGCGAAAGAGGAGGCGGCCGGGTGAAGCAGCAGGTCCTCGACAGGGAAGGCATCGCCAGGGCGGTGTCCCGCATCGCCCACCAGATCCTGGAGCGCAACAAGGGCGCGTCCGGGATCGTCATCGTCGGCATCCAGCGGCGGGGCGACTGGCTGGCGCGCCGGTTGGCCGAGGCCTTGCGGGAGGCGGAGGACACCGCCGTGCCCGTGGGCGTGCTGGACATCAACCTGTACCGCGACGACCTCCAGGGCCGCGCGGAGTACCCCGTCGTCCGTACCACCGACATACCCTTCGACATCGAGGGACGTACCGTCATCCTGGTCGACGACGTCCTGTACACGGGCCGCACCATCCGGGCCGCGCTGGACGAGTTGAAGGATTTCGGCCGGGCCAGGCGGATCGAGCTCGCCGTGCTGATCAACCGGGAGGGACGGGAACTGCCGATCCAGGCGGATTATGTCGGGGAGCACATCGAAGTCGGCCCCGGCAGGACGGTGGTCGTCCACGTGCGTGAACTCGACCGGACGGATGACGTTTCGGTAGAGGAGGTGGTGTGATGGGTGAAGCCCGCCTCCACGCGCTGCGCCACCGGCACCTGATCGGTCTCGAGGACTTCTCGCGCGAGGAAATCCGACTGATCCTGGATACGGCGGACTCCTTCAAGGAAGTGATCCGGCGCCCCATACGGAAGGTCCCCGCATTACGTGGAAAGAATGTCGTCAACCTCTT of Gemmatimonadota bacterium contains these proteins:
- a CDS encoding sugar phosphate isomerase/epimerase, with the translated sequence MKFAFCNEMFRDVPLRHIFRTAAEIGYDGVEIAPFTVARSVNEVGPDARKAIRDDAAEAGIEITGLHWLLLSPEGLYLNHPDDGIRYCTRLYLCDLIRFCGDIGGRFMVAGSPKQRNVLPDQSYEATWDRTRQAYVDCLPAAEEHGVTICLEPLDSAQTNFILTPAEAARMVREIDHPNFRLIIDVRATLCQGLDVAEAIHAHRDITAYIHFNNADGDGPGFGDTDFTPILRALRDSGYEGYGSVEVFDYAAGAEHIARKSLETLRTAWAAVSAPGGEAAMTGASDDGAAGASRDKAKEEAAG
- the pyrR gene encoding bifunctional pyr operon transcriptional regulator/uracil phosphoribosyltransferase PyrR, encoding MKQQVLDREGIARAVSRIAHQILERNKGASGIVIVGIQRRGDWLARRLAEALREAEDTAVPVGVLDINLYRDDLQGRAEYPVVRTTDIPFDIEGRTVILVDDVLYTGRTIRAALDELKDFGRARRIELAVLINREGRELPIQADYVGEHIEVGPGRTVVVHVRELDRTDDVSVEEVV